A region from the Lolium perenne isolate Kyuss_39 chromosome 4, Kyuss_2.0, whole genome shotgun sequence genome encodes:
- the LOC127296981 gene encoding gibberellin 2-beta-dioxygenase 3: MEASIPVIDLLSPGSAGAIADACGSHGFFKAVNHGMDVGIVETLEAEAMSFFALPAGDKLSSSADLSNRLGYGCRNIGNNGDVGSVEYLLVSTVNSNSTMPIALCNALDEYMRIVQEVAGRVLVLMAEGLGMEDTDVFRGMVQRNGSDELLRVNHYPHSLRLEAPGSTGFGEHTDPQLMSLLRSNSVSGLQIALLDGTWLPVAPDAESVFINVGDVMQVLTNGRYRSVRHRVVAQAGEGVLSRLSMVYFGGPAPTQWIVPIPKLVRPLDLILYKGFWWDEYMTAARRTKLATCRLEPFLLQQLPARETPQSATVLLLNTTTATTPE; encoded by the exons ATGGAGGCCTCAATTCCGGTGATCGACCTGTTGTCGCCAGGTTCCGCGGGTGCCATCGCCGACGCTTGCGGCAGCCACGGCTTCTTCAAGGCCGTGAACCACGGCATGGACGTGGGCATCGTGGAGACGCTCGAGGCCGAGGCGATGTCCTTTTTCGCGCTGCCCGCGGGTGACAAGTTGAGCAGCTCTGCCGACCTCAGCAACCGGCTCGGCTACGGCTGCCGCAACATCGGCAACAACGGCGACGTGGGCTCGGTGGAGTACCTGCTCGTGTCCACCGTTAATTCCAACTCAACTATGCCCATCGCACTTTG CAACGCGCTGGATGAGTACATGAGGATAGTGCAGGAGGTGGCGGGGAGGGTGCTTGTGCTGATGGCGGAAGGGCTGGGGATGGAGGACACGGACGTGTTCAGGGGCATGGTGCAGAGGAATGGCAGCGACGAGTTGCTACGTGTGAACCACTACCCGCACTCGCTGCGGCTGGAAGCGCCGGGCTCCACAGGGTTCGGCGAGCACACGGACCCTCAGCTCATGTCGCTGCTGCGCTCCAACTCCGTCTCGGGGCTGCAGATCGCGCTGCTCGACGGCACCTGGCTCCCCGTCGCGCCCGACGCCGAGTCCGTTTTCATCAACGTCGGAGACGTCATGCAGGTCCTCACCAACGGTAGGTACAGGAGCGTGAGGCACAGGGTGGTGGCACAGGCTGGGGAAGGCGTCCTGTCAAGGCTCTCCATGGTGTACTTCGGCGGCCCTGCGCCGACGCAGTGGATCGTGCCCATACCCAAGCTGGTGCGGCCGCTGGACCTCATCTTGTACAAGGGATTTTGGTGGGACGAGTACATGACGGCCGCGCGCAGGACCAAGCTCGCCACCTGCAGACTAGAACCCTTCCTGCTCCAGCAGCTGCCCGCCCGAGAAACACCCCAGTCCGCAACCGTCTTGCTACTGAATACTACTACTGCTACTACTCCGGAGTAG